In Cervus elaphus chromosome 5, mCerEla1.1, whole genome shotgun sequence, the following proteins share a genomic window:
- the CUEDC1 gene encoding CUE domain-containing protein 1: protein MTSLFRRSSGGGGGGSAAGARGAGAGAAASQELNNSRPARQVRRLEFNQAMDDFTTMFPNMDYDIIECVLRANSGAVDATIDQLLQMNLEAGGGGVYEDSSDSEDSIPPEILERTLEPDSSDEEPPPVYSPPAYHMHVLDRPYPLAPPTPPPRIDVLGSVSPSSQSRYRNWNPPLLGNLPEDFLRILPQQLDSIQATSRGSKLASTEGSLPPAVGPEPRDQESRWKQYLEDERIALFLQNEEFMKELQRNRDFLLALERDRLKYESQKSTSSSVAVGNDFDFPSPVPGNSDANPAVSEDALFRDKLKHMGKSTRRKLFELARAFSEKTKMRKSKRKHLLKHQSLGAAASTANLLDDMEGHACDEDFRGRRQEVPTVEEALKEGQ, encoded by the exons ATGACCAGCCTGTTCCGCCGGAgcagcggcggcgggggcggcgggagcGCGGCGGGCGCTCGCGGGGCCGGGGCTGGCGCGGCCGCCTCGCAGGAGCTCAACAACAGCCGGCCGGCCCGCCAGGTGCGCCGCCTCGAGTTTAACCAGGCCATGGACGACTTCACCACCATGTTCCCCAACATGGACTACGACATCATCGAGTGCGTGCTGCGCGCCAACAGCGGCGCCGTGGACGCCACCATCGACCAGCTGCTGCAGATGAACCTGGAGGCGGGCGGGGGCGGCGTCTACGAGGACAGCTCCGACTCGGAGGACAGCATACCCCCCGAG ATTTTGGAGAGGACCTTGGAACCCGATAGCTCTGACGAGGAGCCCCCGCCTGTGTATTCCCCACCTGCCTACCACATGCACGTGTTGGACAGGCCTTACCCACTGGCTCCCCCCACTCCACCTCCCCG CATCGACGTGCTGGGCTCCGTGTCCCCTTCCAGCCAGAGCCGCTACCGGAACTGGAACCCCCCACTGTTGGGCAACCTCCCTGAAGACTTTCTCCGAATCCTGCCCCAGCAGCTGGACAGCATACAG GCCACCTCCAGGGGCTCCAAGCTCGCGAGCACAGAAGGCAGCCTGCCCCCCGCGGTGGGGCCTGAGCCCAGGGACCAGGAGAGCCGCTGGAAGCAGTACCTGGAGGACGAGAGGATTGCGCTCTTCTTGCAGAACGAGGAGTTCATGAAGGAGCTGCAGCGCAACCGTGACTTCCTGCTCGCCCTGGAGAGAG ATCGACTGAAATACGAGTCCCAGAAGTCTACATCCAGCAGCGTGGCCGTGGGAAATGACTTTGACTTTCCCTCTCCTGTCCCAG GAAACAGTGACGCCAACCCTGCTGTGTCTGAAGATGCCTTATTCAGGGACAAGTTGAAACACATGGGAAAAT CCACCCGGAGGAAGCTGTTTGAGCTGGCCAGGGCCTTCTCGGAGAAGACCAAGATGAGGAAGTCAAAGAGGAAACACTTGCTGAAGCATCAGTC GCTGGGGGCTGCGGCATCAACAGCCAATCTCCTGGATGACATGGAGGGccatgcttgtg ATGAAGACTTCCGGGGGAGGCGACAGGAGGTGCCCACGGTGGAGGAAGCCCTTAAGGAAGGGCAGTAG